A single Mangrovimonas sp. YM274 DNA region contains:
- a CDS encoding SusC/RagA family TonB-linked outer membrane protein — MKHNLKMTFLCSLLFFAVNFTFAQEKTVTGTVTSQANGMPIPGVNVLVEGTTHGTQTDFDGNYTLTASVGDVLTFSYLGMTTKKVTVADSNVINVQLAEDTEMLGEVIVTALGISKEKKALTYSAQEVSGDELTKVKQTNPINSLSGKSAGVTISRSSSGLGGAVKVVLRGNASTSDNDPLYVIDGIPMLNSGNGSNGNEPGTDIFGSQTGNRDGGDVMSMINPDDIESMTVLKGASASALYGSQGANGVILITTKKGKEGTLAVNFTSNFTVDNVMSLPELQSEYQSVSVGQPIAENGRVVDAKSWGDKEGGLSNDPKDFFNTGFTSISSMSLTAGNQKAQTYFSYANTIGEGVIPENRLVRNNITLRETAKFLDEKIDVSASINLSDQRIWNRPTNGLYSNPLTGVYLHPVGIDRDIYKNKYEYFNTALNQMDQYATSFDENIQQNPYWLIHRSPSKDIAQRVYANLSVKYQITNALSLQSRGSYDKSFFTFDKRQYAGTDPVNSGDNGRYILEKTENSQQYIDFILNYNKDFSENFTFSGILGSSLTKYTIGDQVYLDSGRDGAGLIYPNVFTIANFANTNNIRQSVGRREVQSVFGSANFGFKDMIFLDVTGRSDWSSTLVNTDSNSFFYPSIGLTTVLSEMFDMPDGISFAKLRGSYAEVGSDIPVYATIPLNSINATNTGIGTAPFAPLEGETLDPERQKSFEIGTEWRFFNNRLGFDFTYYNTNTFNQIFYIQAEPNPNGYSQNIVNAGEISNEGFEIVLNATPVQTDKFSWESSVNFAQNNNEVISVHPSLQDGEAIITARGVNGYEYSLIEGEDFGSIKARSLVRDENGTPVINSSGTLMSTDFETVAHAQPDFTLGWNNTFEFGNFTLNVLIDGKFGGDVMSVTEAVNDKYGVSQASADVRNTNGGMVDVVDESGVASQITAQEYFNAIGGRDGMLGEYVYDATNVSLRELSLGYRLNLQDKFIDDVSFSLIANNLFFFYKDAPFDPNVAASTGLGLQGVDIYNQPSTRSIGLNINVNF, encoded by the coding sequence ATGAAACACAATTTAAAAATGACGTTTTTGTGTTCATTGTTATTTTTTGCTGTAAACTTCACATTTGCGCAGGAAAAAACAGTGACCGGAACTGTTACTTCCCAGGCCAACGGGATGCCTATTCCAGGTGTCAATGTGTTGGTTGAAGGAACTACCCATGGGACGCAAACAGATTTTGATGGTAATTATACCTTAACGGCATCGGTTGGTGACGTACTTACTTTTAGTTATTTGGGAATGACCACCAAAAAGGTCACAGTTGCAGATAGCAATGTTATAAATGTGCAATTGGCGGAAGATACGGAGATGTTGGGAGAAGTTATTGTAACGGCTTTGGGGATTTCCAAAGAGAAAAAGGCCTTGACTTATTCGGCGCAAGAGGTAAGTGGTGATGAGCTTACCAAAGTGAAACAAACCAACCCTATTAATAGTTTGTCTGGTAAGTCTGCCGGGGTTACTATTTCAAGAAGTTCTTCTGGTTTGGGTGGTGCTGTAAAAGTGGTTTTGAGAGGTAATGCCTCTACAAGTGATAATGATCCATTATATGTAATTGATGGTATTCCAATGCTTAATAGTGGAAACGGTTCTAACGGAAATGAACCCGGTACAGATATTTTTGGTAGCCAGACAGGAAACCGTGATGGAGGAGATGTCATGTCCATGATCAACCCTGACGATATAGAAAGCATGACGGTTTTAAAAGGAGCCTCGGCTTCGGCTTTGTATGGAAGTCAAGGAGCAAATGGTGTGATTTTAATTACTACTAAAAAAGGTAAGGAGGGAACTTTAGCTGTAAACTTTACTTCTAATTTTACTGTGGACAATGTGATGTCTTTGCCTGAGCTGCAATCGGAATACCAAAGTGTTTCTGTTGGACAACCCATAGCTGAAAATGGAAGGGTAGTAGATGCTAAATCTTGGGGAGATAAAGAAGGTGGTTTGTCTAACGACCCTAAAGACTTCTTCAATACTGGATTTACTTCTATTAGTTCCATGTCGCTAACAGCGGGGAACCAAAAGGCCCAAACCTATTTTTCTTATGCTAATACTATTGGAGAAGGCGTGATTCCTGAGAACCGTTTGGTGAGAAATAATATTACTCTTAGGGAAACAGCTAAGTTTCTAGATGAAAAAATTGATGTATCTGCAAGTATTAATTTATCAGACCAACGTATTTGGAACCGTCCAACAAATGGTTTGTATTCAAACCCATTGACTGGCGTGTATTTGCATCCTGTAGGGATTGATAGAGATATCTACAAAAACAAATATGAATATTTCAATACGGCTTTGAACCAAATGGATCAATATGCTACGTCTTTTGATGAGAATATTCAACAAAACCCATATTGGTTAATTCATAGAAGTCCGAGTAAGGATATTGCGCAGCGTGTATATGCAAACCTATCTGTTAAGTATCAAATTACAAATGCGCTTTCCTTGCAGTCTAGAGGAAGTTACGATAAGTCGTTTTTCACTTTTGATAAGAGACAATATGCGGGAACAGATCCTGTGAACTCAGGGGATAATGGTCGTTATATTCTTGAGAAAACAGAAAACTCACAACAGTACATCGACTTCATTTTAAACTATAATAAAGATTTTTCGGAGAATTTCACCTTTAGTGGAATTTTAGGATCTAGTTTGACGAAATACACGATTGGCGATCAGGTTTATTTGGATTCAGGAAGAGATGGTGCTGGCTTGATTTATCCTAATGTCTTTACAATTGCCAACTTTGCCAATACCAACAATATTCGCCAATCTGTAGGAAGAAGAGAGGTGCAGTCGGTATTTGGGTCGGCTAACTTTGGTTTCAAGGATATGATATTCTTGGATGTTACCGGAAGAAGCGATTGGTCTTCAACCTTGGTGAATACCGATTCGAATTCCTTCTTTTATCCATCGATTGGTTTAACCACTGTACTATCTGAAATGTTCGATATGCCAGATGGTATTTCCTTTGCGAAGCTTCGCGGATCGTATGCCGAAGTTGGATCGGATATTCCGGTGTATGCTACTATTCCTCTTAATTCTATCAATGCTACCAATACGGGAATTGGAACAGCGCCTTTTGCACCTTTGGAAGGGGAAACATTAGATCCTGAAAGACAAAAGTCCTTTGAAATTGGAACCGAGTGGCGCTTTTTCAACAATCGCTTAGGATTCGACTTTACTTATTACAACACCAATACTTTCAATCAAATCTTTTACATTCAGGCGGAGCCAAATCCAAATGGATATTCACAAAACATTGTAAATGCCGGTGAGATTTCAAATGAAGGTTTTGAGATTGTGTTGAATGCAACGCCGGTACAGACAGATAAATTCTCTTGGGAGTCTTCTGTGAATTTTGCCCAAAACAATAATGAAGTGATTTCTGTACATCCATCTCTACAGGATGGTGAGGCAATTATTACGGCTAGAGGAGTGAACGGATATGAGTATTCCTTAATTGAAGGAGAAGATTTTGGAAGCATTAAAGCGCGTTCCTTGGTAAGAGACGAAAATGGCACACCTGTAATTAATTCTTCAGGAACCCTAATGTCAACCGATTTTGAAACTGTGGCGCACGCCCAGCCAGATTTTACTCTTGGTTGGAACAATACGTTTGAATTTGGGAACTTCACTTTAAATGTTTTGATAGACGGGAAGTTTGGTGGTGATGTTATGAGTGTTACCGAAGCAGTAAATGATAAGTATGGAGTGTCTCAAGCTTCAGCTGATGTTAGAAATACCAACGGAGGTATGGTTGATGTGGTTGATGAAAGTGGTGTGGCTTCTCAAATCACAG
- a CDS encoding sensor histidine kinase — MLNKKIANNIPLKYHILFWLLYFTFNVVRWGSYFNDYWYSLKSNLVEFPIHIIVVYINVYYLIPKFILRRKYKTYIAWLLGILILVYLVRTGLNYLLVTKEIWPEAEEAGKFLETNHLIAVILGELYVLAFVTAIQLLIDWPIELRRNEDLAKLQLSTELKFLRTQIQPHFFFNTLNNLYALTLQKSDDAPRLVIKLSDIMQYVLYEVNSSKANLLEEINHINNYIDIEQIRFKDRIDSELDITGDIEDVQVPPLLFLSFIENCFKHGLKGNDNIKINMSFEILNKHYLEFKLSNTFNPEVVQENNHGIGIANTKRRLNLLFSNDYVLETDILDDTYNIYLKIPIQ; from the coding sequence TTGCTAAACAAAAAAATAGCTAACAATATTCCTTTAAAGTATCATATCCTGTTTTGGTTGCTGTACTTTACCTTTAATGTGGTACGATGGGGAAGCTATTTTAATGACTATTGGTACTCCTTAAAATCCAACCTTGTTGAATTCCCAATCCACATTATTGTGGTGTATATCAATGTATATTATCTCATTCCGAAATTCATTTTAAGGCGGAAATACAAAACCTACATAGCATGGCTCTTAGGGATCCTTATCTTGGTTTATTTGGTGAGAACAGGACTCAACTATCTTTTGGTTACCAAGGAAATTTGGCCAGAAGCCGAAGAGGCCGGAAAGTTCCTTGAAACCAACCACCTCATTGCTGTAATTTTGGGAGAACTGTATGTTTTGGCCTTTGTAACCGCCATACAACTGCTTATTGATTGGCCAATCGAACTGCGACGAAATGAAGACCTTGCCAAATTACAACTGAGCACGGAGTTGAAATTTTTGAGAACCCAAATACAGCCACATTTCTTCTTCAACACCTTAAACAACCTTTACGCGCTCACTCTACAAAAATCGGATGACGCTCCAAGGCTGGTGATTAAACTTTCGGACATTATGCAATATGTACTGTATGAAGTGAACAGCTCCAAAGCCAATTTGCTGGAAGAAATCAACCATATCAACAATTATATCGACATAGAACAAATTCGTTTTAAGGACCGCATAGATTCTGAACTTGACATTACTGGAGATATTGAAGATGTTCAAGTACCACCTCTACTGTTTTTATCATTTATTGAAAACTGTTTCAAACATGGCCTCAAAGGAAATGACAATATCAAGATTAATATGAGTTTTGAAATTCTCAACAAACACTATTTGGAATTCAAATTATCCAATACGTTTAACCCAGAAGTTGTTCAAGAAAACAACCACGGTATTGGGATTGCCAACACCAAACGAAGGTTAAATTTATTATTTTCCAATGATTATGTCCTTGAAACTGATATTTTAGACGACACTTATAACATTTACTTAAAAATTCCTATCCAATGA
- a CDS encoding LytTR family DNA-binding domain-containing protein, with translation MKIKCVIIDDESLAIEVIESHLKNFDHVEVLGTFNNPLKAYSLLEQEKIDIVFLDINMPQMSGFTFIENLNHKPLIVITTAYREYAVKSFELNVLDYLVKPIPFTRFLKTMNKVYQQVYLNNVSNDSNLQQEPHIFLKVNKKLIKVNLGDILYIESLKDYIKVITTMGDYVVHKSLTAISEELPQSNFIRVHRSYTISINKIVALEGNTIEISNKKIPIGRNYLKQTKERIFNTTEDIEN, from the coding sequence ATGAAAATTAAGTGCGTAATCATAGATGACGAATCGTTGGCCATTGAAGTGATCGAAAGTCACCTAAAGAACTTTGACCATGTAGAAGTTTTGGGCACTTTTAATAATCCACTGAAGGCTTACAGCCTCTTGGAACAGGAAAAAATAGATATTGTTTTTCTGGATATCAATATGCCACAAATGTCCGGCTTCACTTTTATCGAAAACCTAAATCACAAACCTCTTATTGTCATTACCACCGCTTACCGGGAATATGCCGTAAAGAGTTTCGAACTCAATGTTTTGGATTATTTGGTCAAACCAATTCCTTTTACACGCTTTCTAAAAACCATGAATAAGGTATACCAGCAGGTTTATCTTAACAATGTAAGCAATGATTCCAACCTTCAACAGGAACCTCATATTTTTCTTAAGGTAAATAAAAAACTGATTAAGGTGAATTTGGGAGACATTCTGTATATAGAAAGCTTAAAGGACTATATAAAAGTCATCACAACCATGGGCGATTATGTGGTTCACAAATCCCTTACAGCTATTAGTGAAGAATTGCCACAATCCAATTTTATTAGGGTACACAGGTCCTACACCATTTCAATCAATAAAATTGTGGCCCTTGAAGGAAATACTATTGAGATTTCAAATAAAAAAATACCCATTGGGAGAAACTACCTAAAACAAACCAAGGAGCGCATTTTCAACACCACCGAAGATATAGAGAACTAA
- a CDS encoding sugar MFS transporter encodes MSKAIDMPVSQKQSSLFPILVIAGLFFIFGFITWINGALIPFMKTINELTDAQSYLVASASYISFVVMALPSSFIIGKIGYKKSMSLGLIIMALGALLFIPAAEARTYWVFLTGIFIQGAGMTLLQTASNPYITILGPIESAAKRIAIMGIANKVAGALGSVIFGALLLSGIDDIKEKLSIVDATEKASLLNQMADSVVMPYIVMAVVLFILGILIRKVNLPHVEAEQEELKEGETAKTSIFQFPHLWLGVIALFVYVGAEVIAGDTIISYGLSLNLPVEEAKFFTLFTLMAMVFTYALGVFLIPKYMSQVFALKASAVLGILFSICILWTSGFTSVLFVAALGIANALVWPAIWPLALKGLGKFTKTGSALLIMAISGGAIIPPLYGTLVDHKKEALLASGADAVNSAAEASTSSYWILIPCYVLILFYALYGHKIRFKNS; translated from the coding sequence ATGTCTAAAGCTATAGATATGCCCGTTTCACAAAAACAAAGCAGCTTATTTCCTATTCTGGTCATTGCCGGATTGTTTTTCATTTTTGGATTCATTACCTGGATCAACGGGGCCTTGATTCCATTTATGAAAACCATCAACGAATTAACCGATGCCCAATCCTATTTGGTAGCCTCGGCCTCCTATATTTCCTTCGTGGTCATGGCACTTCCCTCCTCTTTTATCATTGGTAAAATTGGCTATAAAAAAAGTATGTCACTTGGACTAATCATCATGGCCCTAGGAGCCCTATTGTTCATACCCGCTGCCGAAGCCAGAACTTATTGGGTGTTTCTTACCGGAATTTTTATTCAAGGTGCAGGTATGACCTTATTACAAACAGCCTCCAATCCTTATATTACCATTTTGGGACCTATTGAAAGTGCTGCAAAACGTATTGCTATTATGGGGATTGCCAACAAAGTTGCCGGCGCTTTGGGGTCGGTGATTTTTGGAGCCCTTTTACTTTCAGGAATTGATGACATTAAAGAAAAATTAAGCATTGTAGACGCCACTGAAAAAGCTTCTTTGCTTAATCAAATGGCCGATAGCGTTGTCATGCCATACATTGTTATGGCTGTTGTTTTATTCATTTTGGGAATCTTGATAAGAAAAGTAAACCTTCCACATGTTGAAGCAGAACAAGAAGAATTAAAGGAAGGTGAAACCGCCAAAACAAGCATCTTCCAATTCCCTCATTTATGGTTGGGCGTAATCGCACTTTTTGTTTATGTAGGAGCCGAAGTAATTGCAGGTGACACTATTATTTCCTACGGACTCTCCTTGAATTTACCTGTTGAAGAGGCTAAATTCTTCACGCTTTTTACCTTAATGGCCATGGTATTCACCTATGCCTTAGGCGTCTTTTTGATCCCTAAATATATGAGTCAGGTTTTTGCCCTAAAAGCCAGTGCTGTTTTGGGGATCTTGTTTTCCATATGCATTTTATGGACCAGTGGTTTTACTTCTGTGCTGTTTGTGGCAGCCCTAGGAATTGCCAATGCTTTGGTATGGCCGGCTATTTGGCCTCTAGCTTTAAAAGGCCTTGGAAAATTCACCAAAACCGGATCGGCACTTTTAATTATGGCGATCTCAGGAGGGGCCATAATTCCGCCATTGTACGGAACCTTGGTTGACCATAAAAAGGAGGCCTTATTAGCCAGTGGTGCGGATGCCGTAAATTCAGCTGCGGAAGCTTCCACCTCTAGCTATTGGATTTTAATTCCATGTTATGTTTTGATTCTTTTTTACGCCCTTTACGGACACAAAATAAGATTCAAAAACAGCTAA
- a CDS encoding acyltransferase family protein has translation MKNRIEAVDLLRGFTIVAMILVNTPGDWSHVYQPLLHAEWNGLTPTDLIFPFFLFIVGISIYFSYKNKPNTVPTYRKITIRSLKLISLGLFLNLFVPYLPFITDLSTFRIPGVLQRIGIVFLISSILYLNCKPRTLLFISIAILISYSIFLGWIPFPNGTLSSLDRTPNNWANYIDLKVFGQHMWQADYDPEGLLSTLPSIVSCVTGILIGKLLDGPTPLRYLTRAIVILLATGYLLSIWIPINKALWSSSFVLVTCGWGTLILTIIYYITDVKKLSFGAIFKQVGMNAIVIYFLSSLISKSFYLIPIGESHNVHSWLYHKVFTFPIISQELSSLLYALTVVMFYMVLAHILYTRKVFIKV, from the coding sequence ATGAAAAATAGAATTGAAGCCGTTGACCTCTTACGGGGATTCACCATTGTGGCCATGATTTTGGTCAACACCCCCGGAGATTGGAGTCATGTCTACCAACCACTATTGCATGCTGAATGGAATGGACTCACACCAACAGACTTGATATTTCCATTCTTCCTATTTATTGTGGGCATCTCCATCTATTTTTCGTACAAAAACAAACCCAACACAGTCCCAACCTATCGAAAAATAACCATTAGAAGTTTAAAACTGATTAGCTTGGGACTCTTTCTAAATCTATTTGTCCCATATCTCCCATTTATTACTGACTTAAGCACCTTCAGAATTCCGGGTGTTTTACAACGGATTGGAATCGTCTTTTTGATTTCCTCTATCTTATATCTGAATTGCAAACCAAGAACGCTGCTTTTTATCAGCATTGCCATTTTAATATCCTATTCCATTTTTTTAGGATGGATTCCTTTTCCAAACGGTACTTTATCAAGCTTGGACCGAACACCAAATAATTGGGCCAATTATATAGACCTTAAAGTTTTTGGGCAACATATGTGGCAAGCAGATTACGACCCAGAAGGATTACTGAGCACATTGCCTTCAATCGTGAGTTGTGTTACTGGAATTCTCATCGGGAAACTTTTAGACGGACCAACACCCTTAAGGTATTTGACCCGAGCAATTGTGATACTTTTGGCAACGGGATATTTATTGAGTATTTGGATTCCCATCAACAAAGCTTTATGGAGCAGCAGCTTCGTTTTAGTCACCTGTGGTTGGGGTACACTTATCCTCACCATTATATATTATATTACCGATGTGAAGAAACTATCTTTCGGAGCGATATTCAAGCAGGTCGGCATGAATGCCATAGTCATCTACTTTCTATCTAGTTTGATTTCAAAGTCGTTTTACTTGATTCCTATTGGTGAATCACATAATGTACATTCATGGCTTTACCATAAGGTCTTCACTTTTCCTATCATTTCCCAAGAGTTATCATCTTTATTGTACGCATTAACCGTAGTCATGTTTTATATGGTATTGGCACATATTCTATATACAAGAAAGGTCTTTATAAAAGTATAA
- the rplM gene encoding 50S ribosomal protein L13, with amino-acid sequence MDTLSYKTISANKATVNKEWVLVDAEGQTLGRLASKVAKLLRGKHKPNFTPHVDCGDNVIVINAEKINLTGNKWNDKTYIRHTGYPGGQRSLTATEMFGKDPARLVEKSVKGMLPKNKLGANLFRNLNVVVGAAHTHEAQKPKTINLNEFN; translated from the coding sequence GTGGACACATTAAGCTACAAAACTATTTCAGCAAACAAAGCTACTGTAAACAAAGAGTGGGTTTTGGTTGACGCTGAAGGTCAGACTTTAGGTCGTTTAGCTTCAAAAGTTGCAAAACTTTTAAGAGGTAAACATAAGCCTAACTTCACACCACACGTTGATTGCGGAGATAACGTAATTGTTATCAATGCAGAAAAAATCAACTTGACAGGAAACAAGTGGAACGACAAAACCTACATTCGTCACACAGGTTACCCAGGTGGTCAAAGAAGTTTAACTGCTACCGAGATGTTTGGAAAAGATCCAGCAAGGTTAGTAGAAAAATCAGTAAAAGGAATGTTGCCTAAAAACAAATTAGGAGCAAACTTATTCCGTAATCTAAATGTTGTTGTTGGTGCAGCTCATACTCATGAGGCTCAAAAACCAAAAACAATTAACTTAAACGAATTCAATTAA
- the rpsI gene encoding 30S ribosomal protein S9, with amino-acid sequence MEVIHKIGRRKTAVARVYVAQGSGNITVNKKDMAVYFPTATLQYKVNQPLAMTNNDGNFDITVNVYGGGITGQAEAIRLAISRAMCELDAENRLVLKPEGLLTRDPRMVERKKFGQKKARKKFQFSKR; translated from the coding sequence ATGGAAGTAATTCACAAAATCGGCCGTAGAAAGACGGCTGTTGCTCGTGTGTATGTAGCCCAAGGATCTGGGAACATCACGGTTAACAAAAAAGACATGGCGGTTTATTTTCCTACTGCAACGTTACAGTACAAAGTAAACCAACCTTTGGCCATGACTAACAATGATGGCAACTTTGACATTACTGTTAATGTATATGGCGGTGGTATTACCGGTCAGGCAGAAGCAATCCGTTTGGCAATTTCTCGCGCTATGTGTGAGCTAGATGCAGAAAACAGATTGGTTTTAAAACCAGAAGGTTTATTGACAAGAGACCCAAGAATGGTAGAGCGTAAGAAATTCGGTCAGAAGAAAGCTCGTAAGAAATTCCAGTTCTCTAAACGTTAA
- the rpsB gene encoding 30S ribosomal protein S2: MEKVEVKELLEAGVHFGHLTRKWDPNMAPYIYMERNGIHIINLYKTAAKIEETAEALHKIAASGKKILFVATKKQAKDIVAEKAGAVNMPYITERWPGGMLTNFVTIRKAVKKMASIDRMKKDGTFNTLSKKERLQVDRLRAKLEKNLGSISDMTRLPGALFVVDIKREHIAIKEAQKLNIPIFAMVDTNSDPRQVDYLIPSNDDASKSIDKVLSLVTSAIADGLAERKSDKVAKEEGKTSAKKPAKAKVAGDEEE, translated from the coding sequence ATGGAAAAAGTAGAAGTAAAAGAATTATTAGAAGCAGGTGTACATTTTGGTCACTTGACCAGAAAATGGGATCCAAACATGGCTCCTTACATCTACATGGAGCGTAACGGCATCCATATCATCAATCTTTACAAGACAGCTGCAAAAATCGAGGAGACTGCTGAAGCCCTTCACAAAATTGCTGCTTCTGGAAAGAAAATCTTATTTGTTGCTACAAAAAAGCAAGCAAAAGACATCGTTGCTGAAAAAGCAGGCGCTGTAAACATGCCATACATCACCGAAAGATGGCCAGGTGGAATGTTGACCAACTTTGTAACTATCAGAAAAGCTGTTAAGAAAATGGCTTCTATCGATAGAATGAAAAAAGATGGAACTTTCAACACGCTATCTAAAAAAGAGCGTTTACAAGTAGATCGTTTAAGAGCCAAGTTGGAGAAAAACTTAGGATCTATCAGCGACATGACTCGTTTGCCAGGAGCTTTGTTTGTAGTGGATATCAAACGTGAGCACATTGCAATTAAAGAAGCTCAAAAATTAAACATTCCAATCTTTGCAATGGTAGATACCAACTCTGACCCACGTCAAGTTGACTATTTGATTCCTTCAAATGATGATGCTTCGAAATCTATAGATAAAGTTTTATCTCTTGTAACTTCAGCTATCGCTGATGGTTTGGCCGAAAGAAAATCGGACAAAGTTGCCAAAGAAGAAGGTAAAACTTCAGCAAAGAAACCAGCTAAAGCTAAAGTTGCTGGTGACGAAGAAGAATAA
- the tsf gene encoding translation elongation factor Ts: MEGTVKITAAEVNKLRQATGAGMMDCKKALVEAEGDFDKAIEVLRKKGQKVAEKRADRDSSEGAAVAKVNDDNTVGVTIVLGCETDFVGKNENFVALANQLADLALTVDSKEALLAAEIDGMTVADKLTEQTGVIGEKLDITAFERLEAPYVGQYVHINKIGALVGLSAKVDNADVLVKDVAMQVASMGATTLSYKDFDPAYIASETEARIAVIEKDNEELARLGKTLKNVPKFISMAQLTDEALAQAEEDAKAQLKAEGKPEQIWDKILPGKMERFISDNTTLDQEKCLLDQNFIKDEKINVAKYVESYGDVSITDFKRVTVG; this comes from the coding sequence ATGGAAGGTACAGTAAAAATTACAGCTGCTGAAGTAAATAAGCTAAGACAGGCTACTGGAGCCGGTATGATGGACTGTAAAAAAGCTTTGGTTGAGGCTGAAGGTGATTTTGACAAAGCTATCGAGGTTTTACGTAAGAAAGGTCAAAAAGTAGCAGAAAAGAGAGCTGACAGAGATTCTTCTGAAGGTGCTGCTGTTGCTAAAGTAAACGACGACAACACTGTAGGTGTAACTATCGTTTTAGGATGTGAAACTGACTTCGTTGGTAAAAACGAAAACTTTGTGGCCCTTGCCAACCAATTGGCTGACTTGGCACTTACCGTAGATTCTAAAGAGGCTTTATTGGCTGCTGAGATCGACGGCATGACTGTTGCTGACAAATTAACTGAGCAAACTGGTGTAATTGGTGAAAAACTTGACATCACTGCTTTTGAAAGATTGGAAGCTCCATACGTTGGACAATACGTTCACATCAACAAAATTGGTGCTTTAGTTGGATTGTCTGCTAAAGTGGATAATGCTGATGTATTGGTAAAAGATGTAGCAATGCAAGTAGCTTCTATGGGAGCAACTACTTTGTCTTACAAAGACTTTGACCCTGCATATATCGCTTCTGAAACTGAGGCTAGAATTGCAGTTATCGAAAAAGACAATGAAGAATTGGCTCGTTTAGGTAAAACGCTTAAAAACGTACCTAAATTTATCTCTATGGCGCAATTGACTGATGAGGCATTGGCTCAAGCCGAAGAAGATGCTAAAGCACAATTGAAAGCTGAAGGTAAGCCAGAGCAAATTTGGGACAAAATTTTACCAGGTAAAATGGAGCGTTTCATCTCAGACAACACTACTCTAGACCAAGAGAAATGTTTGTTGGATCAAAACTTCATTAAAGATGAAAAAATCAACGTTGCCAAATATGTTGAGTCTTACGGTGATGTAAGCATTACAGATTTCAAACGTGTAACAGTAGGATAA
- the pyrH gene encoding UMP kinase codes for MKYKRILLKLSGEALMGSRQYGIDPERLAEYANDIKSITDKGVEVAIVIGGGNIFRGVAGASNGMDRVQGDHMGMLATVINGLALQSALENADIPTRLQTAIKINEVAEPFIRRKAMRHLEKGRVVIFGGGTGNPYFTTDSAAVLRAIEIEADVILKGTRVDGIYNADPEKDDTAVKFDHITFEDVLQKGLKVMDTTAFTLSQENQLPIIVFDMNRKGNLLKVVSGENIGTKVNL; via the coding sequence ATGAAATACAAAAGAATACTTCTAAAATTATCCGGAGAAGCACTAATGGGAAGCCGTCAATATGGTATTGACCCTGAAAGATTGGCTGAATACGCCAATGACATTAAATCTATAACAGACAAAGGTGTCGAAGTAGCCATTGTTATAGGCGGAGGAAATATTTTTAGAGGTGTAGCAGGAGCAAGTAACGGTATGGACCGCGTACAGGGAGACCATATGGGCATGTTGGCCACGGTAATCAACGGATTGGCTTTACAGAGTGCCTTGGAAAATGCAGACATCCCAACACGTTTACAAACTGCTATCAAAATAAATGAAGTAGCCGAACCTTTTATACGTCGTAAAGCCATGCGCCATCTAGAAAAAGGCCGCGTAGTTATTTTTGGTGGAGGCACAGGAAATCCTTATTTTACTACAGATTCTGCTGCTGTATTGCGTGCCATTGAAATAGAAGCGGATGTAATTCTTAAAGGTACCCGTGTAGATGGAATTTACAATGCCGATCCAGAAAAAGACGACACTGCGGTTAAATTTGACCATATCACCTTTGAAGATGTACTCCAAAAAGGTTTAAAGGTAATGGATACTACAGCCTTTACCTTAAGCCAAGAAAACCAATTGCCTATTATTGTATTCGACATGAACAGAAAAGGCAATCTTTTAAAAGTGGTTTCTGGCGAAAACATTGGTACTAAAGTAAATTTATAG